One Papaver somniferum cultivar HN1 chromosome 10, ASM357369v1, whole genome shotgun sequence genomic window carries:
- the LOC113319394 gene encoding 1-aminocyclopropane-1-carboxylate synthase 7-like, producing MAIEIDQQVSTTGSSCVELSNVANSDTHGEDSPYFAGWKAYDENPYDEITNPSGVIQMGLAENQVSFDLLEEYLENNADKQPTTRKSSGISSFRENALFQDYHGLQSFRKAMASFMGKIRSDKVKFDPERVVLTAGATAANELLTFILANPGDALLVPTPYYPGFDRDLRWRTGVKIVPVHCNSLNNFQVTPQALEDAYKEAESKNIKVRGLLITNPSNPLGIAMERKVVEEILDFVTRKNIHLVSDEIYSGSVFSSTEFVSVAEILEERNYKDAERVHIVYSLSKDLGLPGFRVGTIYSYNDKVVTTARRMSSFSLVSSQTQNLLAAMLSDTKFTENYIKINRERLKKRYQLIIDGLRKAGIECLEGNAGLFCWMNLSPFLKSSTKESELILWNSMVNEVKLNISPGSSCHCDEPGWFRVSFANMSEETLQVVLKRIYKFMETYQKEA from the exons ATGGCTATAGAGATTGATCAACAAGTTTCTACTACAGGTAGTAGTTGTGTTGAGTTATCAAATGTTGCAAATTCTGATACTCATGGAGAAGATTCTCCATATTTTGCTGGATGGAAAGCTTATGATGAAAACCCTTATGATGAGATTACTAACCCATCCGGTGTTATTCAGATGGGATTAGCTGAAAATCAA GTTTCATTTGATTTACTTGAAGAGTACTTGGAAAACAATGCAGACAAACAACCAACAACTAGGAAAAGTAGCGGGATTTCAAGCTTCAGAGAGAACGCTTTATTTCAAGATTATCATGGTCTGCAAAGTTTTAGAAAAGCAATGGCAAGTTTCATGGGGAAAATCCGAAGCGACAAAGTGAAATTCGATCCTGAAAGAGTTGTTCTTACTGCCGGTGCAACAGCTGCAAATGAACTCTTAACTTTCATTTTAGCAAATCCTGGTGATGCTTTATTGGTTCCAACTCCATATTACCCAGG atttgatagagatttaagATGGAGGACTGGTGTAAAAATCGTTCCGGTTCACTGCAACAGCTTGAATAACTTCCAAGTTACTCCACAAGCATTAGAAGATGCATACAAAGAAGCTGAATCAAAGAACATCAAAGTAAGAGGACTTCTAATTACAAACCCATCAAACCCATTAGGCATAGCAATGGAAAGGAAAGTGGTCGAAGAGATCCTCGACTTCGTTACACGTAAAAACATTCATCTCGTATCGGATGAAATATACTCGGGGTCAGTCTTTTCTTCGACAGAATTTGTAAGCGTTGCAGAAATACTAGAAGAAAGAAACTATAAAGATGCGGAAAGGGTTCATATTGTTTACAGTTTGTCAAAAGATTTAGGATTGCCAGGGTTTAGAGTTGGAACAATTTATTCATACAATGATAAAGTTGTGACAACTGCAAGAAGGATGTCAAGTTTTAGTTTAGTCTCATCCCAAACACAAAATCTCTTAGCTGCCATGTTATCGGATACGAAGTTTACCGAAAATTATATTAAGATTAATAGAgaaagattgaagaaaagatatcaGCTAATCATTGATGGACTAAGAAAAGCTGGAATTGAGTGTTTAGAAGGAAATGCTGGATTATTTTGCTGGATGAATTTAAGTCCATTTTTGAAGAGCTCCACAAAAGAAAGCGAATTGATTCTTTGGAATTCGATGGTGAATGAAGTGAAGTTGAATATATCTCCTGGCTCATCTTGTCACTGTGATGAACCTGGTTGGTTTAGAGTTTCTTTTGCTAACATGAGTGAAGAAACATTACAAGTAGTACTGAAGAGAATTTACAAATTCATGGAAACTTATCAAAAAGAAGCATGA